A window of Rhizophagus irregularis chromosome 9, complete sequence genomic DNA:
AAAGCAAATCGATTATTTGACAATAATATCATAGCTCGTTCGACTCTGATTATCCCTAACTATGTCGGTCCTTCCTTATCAGAGAAGTTTTCGGAGGAAGaaggtaaataattattcaattacttatttatattcatcataatgtttaataaaatgttaattttaattctttgtaagaaaaaaaaatgttagtaaaacGTTTTCAGATACGATCTAAATGTATTGATCCAATAGAGGCCAAGTTTTATATGGAGCAATCAAATTACAATATTGAAAATGGTAagtattttattcttttattttatttgaattgaGACTAtgttaaattctaatttatttggTGAAATCAGCCGCACAGCTTTATCGGGATGATATATTATGGGAGATGCAGCATCCAATGAAAGAAAAGGTTAAATctaaaaacaataaaagaaaagtagtataattatatttagatattagGAGTAcggttataaataattaatatacatttatatttaacgTCATTATTGTATGAACCGAACTTACTTTAAAGAACACATCATAAAATTTCCATATCACTATTCTGTTGCATTTTCTCAGTGACTTTAGCAATTTGTGCCTTAATCTTGGCAGAAGGAGCTCCAATAAGTTCAATATTCGTTTGAATTTCGCGTATATTTTCTGCCTTTTCACGTTCCTTGTTGCTAGACATTCTATAATTAAAAccataacaattaatattaattcatagtATGAAATTTGAGTTAATGATTACCTATTCTTATAAAAGACACGTTCACGTTTAGCTCTAATTTCAGAAATCCGCTTAATAGCTTTAACAGTTGTGGCCATTAGTTCTCGATCATATCGAACTGGTACATTACGGCGTTTTTCAAATTCGAATGTAGAGTCCTGGAATTgtactttttaatttcatttttttttagttacataattaaatatttaaggtAACATACAATGGCCATTTCTTTGCCAGCAGCCTTTCTAAATGCTTTAGTCCAACGAACTTTGCGAGGATTACGTTTGTGCTTGAAAGCAGCATGACATTTGCTTCTGCAAAAGCGAAACATCTATAAATAGATCAATATAATTtctgaatttaattaaaagcaTATGTAGAGGTACCTTGCTGTCGTTTCTAACGAACATAGTTCCATGACCAGGATATATTGTAGAAGaacaaaaataacatttttctaAACGCATTTTTTGATggttagaataaaattttcagacactgattcatttcattatttcaaattaattttcgGTAAACGTGACTTGacaaatttgattggttgTACAAGctttaactttaaaatcaCGTGGTCATTAAACTCTCACTTGTGAATGTTGGACTACGCGTTTTGGTgtttactatttttagatttgTAGTACAGAGTCACGTTACCAAAAATTTTCTCTTGagacttatatatataatcaacaTCTAGATTTCGTTCGCagtaaaaaattctaaagtcATAccatataaatcatataaatacaCTTAGCaaatggtaaatattttgtattacttttaaattatataatttcgcTCAAATcatcttacttttttttaaaaaggctGCAACTATTGTCAATCCTAAAGCATTCCCTTTGGCTGATGCTGAATTAACCAGTCAAATACTTGATCTTGTTCAGCAAGCTTTACATTATaagcaattaaaaaaaggtgCTAACGAAGGTAAATGCtcattatttatcaaataaaaatcttttgagGATAAGTTAATCTTTCGTAAaggatattatttattcaattgaaATGCCTTTAGCTACCAAAACGCTTAATCGTGGAATGTCAGAATTTATCGTGATGACTGCAGACACTGAAccaattgaaattttattacatcttCCATTGTTATGTGAAGATAaggtgaaaataaaaatcatttaaagcatagaaaattttattgatagaattattaataaggtaaattaacttttaacaGAATGTTCCATACGTTTTTGTACCTTCAAAGACTGCTTTAGGACGTGCTTGTGGAGTATCTCGTGCGGTTATTGCCGCTTCTATAATAAGCAACGAAGCTTCCGAGCTTAAACCTCAAATTCAACAGATAAAGTCACGAATTGAAAgattattgatataataatattagattttCTGATGCGTGAAGcattttgttgaatttatTACTCAAATTCTCAGCACAAACTATTGATTTGGATGTTGGGTTCAATCTCTTAGTTatggcaaataaaaaaaaaatttaatttaataaatgaaggcCGGTTTTCATTTAAGATAGACATTGACAAAATatgatcaataaataataacaataataacagtATAATTAACTTTGCATAAGATACTTAATATGATCCTATGTAATAATCCtgttaaattatgataaatagtataattttAAGCGGAACGTAGAGGCGTGGtctaatcattttttataatttatactggAAATGTTATAAGTAGAACGTTCTGGCCCGCGTTTTGCGGAGTTATGCAGAGATGCGTAAGAAACAACaactcagacacgtgatcgcgtttaaaatacaaatttaaagCATTTGACTTCGTTTAATATATAggtctatttatttttattctttttcatgactaagatttaagaaaaatatttataactaatgaaaatttaaaagtaccCTATATTAAACTTTCGATTTATAAGGTGaattctccattttcatatttaGATCGAGATCAAATGTGAAACTAATCTATTATCTTACTTAATTTTGTTAGTTGAAGGTATATAATccatatcatcaaaatttgtattaattttacaatgtttttgtaaattatttattagttaatatgTAGTCATTGTgatattaatatgtttaattaacaatatttttttgttataggTACATTTGAGTTAATTTCCACCACGAAGAGCCAACACCAAATGAAGAACTTCACCGGCCAATATACCGCTATCCTCGGCTGTCTTTTCATCAGTCctattgtaataattaaagtgaacaaaaaatttcattcaatCTTCTTTGTACATTATTCTCAATACTTACAATTGTTTACCAGCATAAATAAGACGCTGTTGGGCTGGCGGAATaccttctttttcttctacACGCTCTTTGATTTTTgctacctaaaaaaaatttttcacttgaataaaaagaacaaaaaatttgattttatgaaACAAACATACCGTATCTGAACCTTCAATGTCGATTTCAATCTAAAAGGTTTCAAAATAGAAGAtcaataaatgattattatatttaaatgttaaatttataaaccTACTTCTTTGCCAGTAagagtctaaaaaaaaaatacgaagGATTTATgttaacataaaatatttatagatcTATTACTAACTCACAGCACACAACAcgtcaaatataaaataagaaaaactaCCTTGACTTTAATAAGCATTTTGGTCGGTTTTTAGTGTATAAACaagaagaaaaaagttttggtGCGTGGTGACTTAAAAATCTATATTCGGAGGACAGTTCCGTTAGAATGTAagtatgaatttatttttatttttatgacgCAGAAGAACCAAGTTGTAGTACAAATTATAAGGACATCAATGTTCATAcctaatatagaaaatatcacgtgatatttccttagagtttaaaaaaatatgctgAAACACATTTATTGGTTAGATAAATTcaatctatatataaaaatctattCAACTTGTCATATGatttatgcattttttttttgttttttcgcATGATTATGAATTCTAACCTGgttgtcaaaaaaaatgtatcgAGTGTTCAAAACCATTGTAAAACCTATTAAACcggtaaaaatttatcacattatacaaattttactgTCCTTAGAAATTTTGTTAAGGgtttcaaaaattatagttttcGGCTTCTGCATTTTCTCGAGGCTTTCACGTATCGAGACCAGCGTCACAAGTGATTGCTTCACAACCATTAAGAGCAAAAGAGGCACCTGtaagaattattcaaatttttttttttatattattaattacaatattaattg
This region includes:
- a CDS encoding nedd8-conjugating enzyme UBE2F, with the translated sequence MLIKVKTLTGKEIEIDIEGSDTVAKIKERVEEKEGIPPAQQRLIYAGKQLTDEKTAEDSGILAGEVLHLVLALRGGN
- a CDS encoding RNA binding protein snu13 translates to MAATIVNPKAFPLADAELTSQILDLVQQALHYKQLKKGANEATKTLNRGMSEFIVMTADTEPIEILLHLPLLCEDKNVPYVFVPSKTALGRACGVSRAVIAASIISNEASELKPQIQQIKSRIERLLI